CGCCAGCACTTCGCCGTTGACGCGGTCGCGCACGATCACCAACGGCACCTCCGACGGCGCCCATGTCATCTGCAACTTGGCACCGGGAAGACGCGACGTGGATAGCGTGGCGGTTCCGCCGGCGGTGGATGGGAGTCGGCGTGATGTCCCGCGCGCCAGGGAACCGGTGCCACTGAGCTCACGCACGCCAAGCCGGGCAACCTGTGCTTGCACCGCTTCCGGCACCGGCACGGCGATCACGAATGCCTCGGCTTCCGCGTCGTCCACGCGATACGGATTGAAGCGCCGCGAGAACAGCAGTTTGTCATCAGCCGAGAAGCCTTCAATCACAAAGCGTCCGTTGGCATCGTTGCTGGCCGGCGCGGCCTTCACCGAGAACGCCGGGTCAACCGTAAGCACTCCACGCTGAATGCCACCCGACACCATCAGCACGCTGGTGGGTGCCGAAATTCCCGTGCCATTGGGATTGGCCTGTCGGAAGTCCATCACCTTGCGGTAGTTGAACGCGCTCACCCATTGGTTGGGGCAATACGTCATCACATCCTTCGCGTTGGGCAACTTGATCGCGTTGCCGTTGAACGTATCCATGCCGTACGCGCCGGTGCTGCCATCGGCGAATGGATACGTGGGCTCGGGTCCGGCGGCACCGCCGCACGGCGAATGACGTAGCGACAGGGTGTGTCCCATCTCATGCGCAAAGGTGAGTTTCGCTTCAGCGGCGCCAAAGTCGGAGCCCTCATCCACGCCGATGGCCGTGCGGGCCGGAATGCCGTTGGCGAGACCCAGGACACCGCTGGTGCCGCGCGTGCGCACCAATCCATAGTAGTAGGCACCGCCACCTTCCGTCTGTCGCAGAATCTCGACGTCCCGCACCAGGCGACCCCAATCGTCAAATGTCTGGGTGCCGATAGTGTAGTCGATCACCAGCGGCTGACGTACCGTGGCGTTGATGACGCTGAGCGGCCACATCGACTTGAACACATCAAACAGCGAGGCCGCGCCGGCACCCACCGGGCCGTTGCGATTCTGCTGCACAGGAATGAGACGGACATTCATCGGCGGCACCGCCACCACGTTCAGCGATTGCGCGGTGCCTGACAACGGAAACTGGTTGTCCGCTTCATTCGATTCTGCGACCGCGTTGTCCGGGTCGACATCGGCCAGCACAGAAATGCCGGTGCGTATCGCCGTGGAAGGAATGACGATGTTGGCCGAACAGCAGCCTTCATCGACCGTCGTGGTGGGCGTGGCCGTGCCGGTAAACGTGCCGAGCACGGTGGCACCCTGCAGAATGCGGAGACGCACCGTTGCCGCGGCAAGTCCGGTGCGATTGCCGCGCAGGAACACGCGGGCTACGGCGCCGCGGTCGGCCACCAGCGGCACGCGGCCGTCCAACTGCTGTACCGACTGCACCAGATACAGCGCGGCGATATCGAGATTGGTCACGCCGGTTGATGCGCCGACCGTAACGGTGAGCGACGCGGTCTTGGACGGATCGGCTTGCGAGGTGGCGGTGATGGTGGACGTGCCGCCGGTGATGGCGCGAATGACGCCCGTTCCCGTGATAGAGGCAACGCCGGGCTCGCTGCTCTGCCAGGTGACCGCGATGTTGGCCGAGCCGGTGACGGTACTGGAGGCCTGCTGGGACTGTCCCGCCTGCAGGGAGAGATTCTGTGGTCCAACCGATATCGTGACACCCGACGCCTGAATGCTACCGGCCGCCAGTTGATACGGTCCGACCTCGCCGGCGTTGTACGTGGTGGTGTTCACGATGTACTGACCGGCGGGCAGATTGATGAGCACGCGCGCATTAGTGGTTTGCGACGAGGCGTCATCGTTTTCCGCAATCACGGCACCCGTTTGCGCGTTCTGGATGACGAGATAGGCGTCGACGACACCACTGGTCATGTCGAACTGCATAGCCGTGGTGGTGGCCAGCGTCAGTCCGTACCGTTGGAAATACCGGTTGGGGCCGCCGCCATCACTGATCGCGCAGTCGCCCGGGGCGAAGGTGCCCGACTGCACCTGGCCCGCGGCAATCGTTCGCGTGACCGCACACGGATCGACGAGGGGCGCCACCACCAGTCGATAGGCGCCGGTCTGGCCGGGCTGTCCACGGGCGAGAATGGTGTAATTGCCTGGTTCGAGCGGCACTTCGAGACTGGCGTTCAAACCGGCGCCGGAGTCGTCATCCTGATCGACCACGCGCCCGGCGTTGTCGATCACGACCAGAAACGGATCGAGCACCGTACTGGTCATGTTGACGGTGAGTGTGGTGCGCGCGCCAACCGTGATGTCGTATCGATCTTCGTAGCTCTCGTCGCGCTGGAGACACGAGGCGGCTGACAACGAGGCGTCGATGGTGGACGGCAGCGTGGTGGTGCGACCGATGAAACACGCGGCCGGCGCTTGCCGCACGGTCAACTGATAGGCGCCGAAGGTGTTGGCGTTGTACGTGTTGGCGATGACGAAATAGCGACCGGCCGGAATGGTGCGCAGAATGCGGGCATTGATGCCCGTGCCACCGTCGTCGTCTTCGTCAATCACATTCAGCGCGGCGTCGGTGAGGAACAGGTAGGCGTCCACCGCACTGCTGGTCATCAGCACTTCAATTTTCGTGGGCGCGGTGACGGTGAATTCATAGCGCTGGATGGCGGTGCTGTCGCTAAGCTTGCAGTCGTTCGCCACCAGCGTGCCGGACAGCGTCTGTCCCACTGCCACGGCGCGAATCACGTTGCAGGGATTGGGGGACACCTGTATGGTGGCCGAGCCGACAATCCCGTCCGCGGTGGCGGTAATGTTGGCGGCGCCGGCCGCAACGCCGGTCACGAGACCGGTGGATGATACCGATGCAATAGTGGGGCTGGCGCTGGCCCACGTCACGGTGCGCCCGGCGATGGCGGCACCAGCGGGACTCTTGGGCACGGCGGTGAGTTGCAGTGGTGCGCCGCCCAGAAACAGTTCGGCGGTGGCTGGCGTGACCGTCACCGAGGCGACGGGTGTGCGCACGGTCGCTGCCGCGCCACCCACCTTGCCATCGATGGTGGCGGAGATGGAGGCGATACCGTCGGTGATGGCGGTGGCGACACCGACGGCCGATACCGTCAATACCGACGGATTGGATGACGACCACGTGGCCGTCTTGCCGCTGATGGGAATGCCCGCCGCGTCGTGGGCCGTTGCCGTGAGGGTGGTGGTCTGACCGGGCACCAGATTGAGCAACGACGGGGACACGTCCACCGTGGCCACGATGCGTGGAGCGGCCGCGTCGCCGCCACCTCCGCAAGCGGCGAACACCGCCAATGGCGTCACCACGAGGATCCTGCTGGCTAACCGCCGAAACGCCGTGCCCATTCGGACTATCCTCTTTCTTGACGGGGTAGGGACCACCTCCGATTCGTCGAACGGGCACGACTCACCCGGTCCACGAATTCGCTCGTTCAGTAAAGCGCAGGAATCATGGAGAAAGGATCATGGTTCCGTGAGGCCGTTGGTCGTGGCGGGCTGAGGCGCCGGACTGCATGCTTAGCCGATGACAATTCCCTCCCGGAGCCGGGCGG
The nucleotide sequence above comes from Gemmatimonadaceae bacterium. Encoded proteins:
- a CDS encoding Ig-like domain-containing protein; translated protein: MGTAFRRLASRILVVTPLAVFAACGGGGDAAAPRIVATVDVSPSLLNLVPGQTTTLTATAHDAAGIPISGKTATWSSSNPSVLTVSAVGVATAITDGIASISATIDGKVGGAAATVRTPVASVTVTPATAELFLGGAPLQLTAVPKSPAGAAIAGRTVTWASASPTIASVSSTGLVTGVAAGAANITATADGIVGSATIQVSPNPCNVIRAVAVGQTLSGTLVANDCKLSDSTAIQRYEFTVTAPTKIEVLMTSSAVDAYLFLTDAALNVIDEDDDGGTGINARILRTIPAGRYFVIANTYNANTFGAYQLTVRQAPAACFIGRTTTLPSTIDASLSAASCLQRDESYEDRYDITVGARTTLTVNMTSTVLDPFLVVIDNAGRVVDQDDDSGAGLNASLEVPLEPGNYTILARGQPGQTGAYRLVVAPLVDPCAVTRTIAAGQVQSGTFAPGDCAISDGGGPNRYFQRYGLTLATTTAMQFDMTSGVVDAYLVIQNAQTGAVIAENDDASSQTTNARVLINLPAGQYIVNTTTYNAGEVGPYQLAAGSIQASGVTISVGPQNLSLQAGQSQQASSTVTGSANIAVTWQSSEPGVASITGTGVIRAITGGTSTITATSQADPSKTASLTVTVGASTGVTNLDIAALYLVQSVQQLDGRVPLVADRGAVARVFLRGNRTGLAAATVRLRILQGATVLGTFTGTATPTTTVDEGCCSANIVIPSTAIRTGISVLADVDPDNAVAESNEADNQFPLSGTAQSLNVVAVPPMNVRLIPVQQNRNGPVGAGAASLFDVFKSMWPLSVINATVRQPLVIDYTIGTQTFDDWGRLVRDVEILRQTEGGGAYYYGLVRTRGTSGVLGLANGIPARTAIGVDEGSDFGAAEAKLTFAHEMGHTLSLRHSPCGGAAGPEPTYPFADGSTGAYGMDTFNGNAIKLPNAKDVMTYCPNQWVSAFNYRKVMDFRQANPNGTGISAPTSVLMVSGGIQRGVLTVDPAFSVKAAPASNDANGRFVIEGFSADDKLLFSRRFNPYRVDDAEAEAFVIAVPVPEAVQAQVARLGVRELSGTGSLARGTSRRLPSTAGGTATLSTSRLPGAKLQMTWAPSEVPLVIVRDRVNGEVLAMLRNGTAELSQFGPADRVELLLSDGVKSTRATVDPITGAIRK